The Cynocephalus volans isolate mCynVol1 chromosome 2, mCynVol1.pri, whole genome shotgun sequence genome window below encodes:
- the SRP19 gene encoding signal recognition particle 19 kDa protein — MACAAARSPADQDRFICIYPAYLNNKKTIAEGRRIPISKAVENPTATEIQDVCAAVGLNVFLEKNKMYSREWNRDVQYRGRVRVQLKQEDGSLCLVQFPSRKSVMLYAAEMIPKLKTRTQKPGVGDPSLQQGEGSKKGKGKKKK; from the exons ATGGCTTGTGCTGCCGCGCGGTCCCCTGCTGACCAGGACAG GTTTATTTGTATCTATCCTgcttatttaaataataagaagaCCATCGCGGAGGGGAGGCGGATCCCCATAAGTAAG GCTGTTGAAAATCCTACAGCTACAGAGATTCAAGATGTATGTGCAGCAGTTGGACTTAATGTATTTCTGGAG aaaaataaaatgtactctAGAGAATGGAATCGTGATGTTCAATACAGAGGCAGAGTCCGGGTCCAGCTCAAACAGGAAGATGGCAGCCTTTGTCTTGTGCAATTCCCATCAC GTAAGTCAGTCATGTTGTATGCAGCAGAAATGATACCTAAACTAAAAACAAGGACACAAAAACCTGGAGTTGGTGACCCAAGTCTTCAGCAAGGAGAGGGAAgtaaaaaagggaaaggaaagaagaagaagtGA